From the Lathyrus oleraceus cultivar Zhongwan6 chromosome 4, CAAS_Psat_ZW6_1.0, whole genome shotgun sequence genome, one window contains:
- the LOC127138569 gene encoding histone H4: MSGRGKGGKGLGKGGAKRHRKVLRDNIQGITKPAIRRLARRGGVKRISGLIYEETRGVLKIFLENVIRDAVTYTEHARRKTVTAMDVVYALKRQGRTLYGFGG, translated from the coding sequence ATGTCTGGAAGAGGTAAAGGTGGTAAGGGTTTGGGAAAGGGTGGTGCAAAGCGTCACCGTAAGGTTCTAAGGGATAACATTCAGGGAATAACAAAGCCTGCGATTCGCCGTCTCGCAAGGCGTGGTGGTGTGAAGCGTATCAGTGGATTAATCTATGAGGAAACTCGCGGTGTTTTGAAGATCTTTCTAGAGAATGTTATCCGTGATGCTGTTACTTACACGGAGCATGCTCGCCGGAAGACTGTTACTGCAATGGATGTTGTTTATGCTCTCAAGAGACAGGGAAGAACTCTTTACGGATTTGGTGGTTAG